One genomic window of Halovivax cerinus includes the following:
- a CDS encoding cation diffusion facilitator family transporter: MAPADDRRRFARAAWVNVLGNAAKIVVEGIVGLTFGSVALLADAAHSVGDLVASVVVLVWGDTRFEDPDASHPHGHARIEPLTALFVGATIVVLGGSLLYESVQGLLAGESATFSVALVGALAFAMALMYAVYAYTVRINHDLDSTALAALAADCRNDIYTTIAALVGIVGLMVGYPPLDPIAGGLVSVLVVYQGVSIARENVGYLAGAGAPADHRDEILEILRAHPAVEGVHDLVVFYDGTVLEVEAHVEVDGDLTLREAHDIETDLVEGVRALDAVGDAHVHLDPSGIGEWKDATDGGWAGESTLLGRS; the protein is encoded by the coding sequence ATGGCACCGGCCGACGACCGCCGACGATTCGCCCGGGCGGCCTGGGTGAACGTCCTCGGCAACGCGGCGAAGATCGTCGTCGAAGGGATCGTCGGCCTCACGTTCGGCAGCGTGGCCCTGCTCGCCGACGCCGCTCACTCTGTCGGCGACCTGGTCGCCAGCGTGGTCGTCCTCGTCTGGGGCGATACGCGATTCGAGGATCCGGACGCTTCCCACCCGCACGGTCACGCGCGGATCGAACCCCTGACGGCGCTGTTCGTCGGAGCGACGATCGTCGTTCTCGGCGGAAGTTTGCTCTACGAATCCGTCCAGGGACTCCTCGCCGGGGAGAGCGCCACCTTCAGCGTCGCCCTCGTCGGCGCCCTCGCGTTCGCGATGGCGCTCATGTACGCCGTCTACGCGTACACCGTTCGGATCAACCACGACCTCGACTCCACGGCGCTCGCCGCACTCGCGGCCGACTGCCGGAACGACATCTACACCACGATCGCCGCGCTCGTCGGCATCGTCGGGCTCATGGTCGGCTACCCGCCGCTCGATCCGATCGCCGGCGGCCTCGTGAGCGTGCTGGTCGTCTACCAGGGCGTCTCGATCGCCCGCGAGAACGTCGGCTACCTCGCCGGCGCCGGCGCTCCGGCGGACCACCGAGACGAGATACTCGAGATCCTCCGCGCCCACCCGGCGGTCGAAGGGGTCCACGATCTCGTCGTCTTCTACGACGGCACCGTTCTCGAAGTCGAAGCCCACGTCGAGGTCGACGGCGACCTCACGCTCCGGGAGGCCCACGACATCGAGACTGATCTCGTCGAAGGCGTACGTGCGCTGGACGCGGTCGGTGACGCACACGTCCACCTCGACCCGTCCGGGATCGGCGAGTGGAAGGACGCGACCGACGGCGGGTGGGCGGGTGAATCCACGCTACTCGGTCGCTCCTGA
- a CDS encoding DUF371 domain-containing protein, producing MYVSESPDSAAEHRTERIDARGHENVSATHASTFEVTTDDFLTPAGDCILAIEADRAPADFDPAFVAACQDTSATITMVVTVGDHERTVTGRGDPRLTFESERSAVGRTSDYVDDRTVMLEADAAATDVDRALVDALADGADVQVTLTVEDDNTEG from the coding sequence GTGTACGTGAGTGAATCACCTGACTCGGCCGCCGAACACCGCACAGAACGAATCGACGCGCGCGGTCACGAGAACGTCTCCGCCACGCACGCTAGCACGTTCGAGGTGACGACCGACGACTTTCTCACGCCCGCCGGCGACTGCATTCTCGCGATCGAGGCAGACCGCGCACCCGCAGACTTCGACCCGGCGTTCGTCGCCGCGTGCCAGGACACGAGCGCGACGATCACGATGGTCGTCACCGTCGGCGACCACGAGAGGACGGTCACCGGTCGAGGGGATCCGCGGCTGACCTTCGAGAGCGAACGAAGCGCCGTGGGCAGAACCAGCGACTACGTCGACGATCGCACGGTCATGCTCGAGGCCGACGCCGCCGCGACCGACGTCGACCGGGCACTCGTGGACGCGCTGGCCGACGGCGCAGACGTCCAGGTGACCCTAACTGTCGAAGACGACAACACTGAAGGCTAG
- a CDS encoding alkaline phosphatase family protein produces MGLFDRLRGEDDPRVAFIGVDGVPYSLLAENPEAFPNVAALADEGSAGEISSIVPPESSACWPALTTGVNPGSTGVYGFQDREVGTYETYVPMGQDVQATRIWDRVTDAGRQATVLNVPVTFPPQRNVQRMVSGFLSPDLESASHPESVGDELASSGYRIDVDPKLGHDDDKTDFIEDAHETLDARFDAFAHYVQEDDWDLFMGVFMTTDRVNHFLFEDYERDGEYADAFFEFYRAVDEYVGRLRDMLPDDVTLIVASDHGFTTLDYEVHCNQWLAEEGWLSYRTDDPEELDDIADETRAYSFIPGRFYLNLEGREPRGSVSPDDYEQVRDELAELLRSLEGPDGTPVVDRVVEKETAFRGDHDEIAPDLVAIPTKGFDLKSGFSGEGPVFDTGPRNGMHSFDDTSLYVDDPDVEIDDVDLFDIAPTILDLMDVDYRRGDFDGASLV; encoded by the coding sequence ATGGGTCTCTTCGACCGGTTGCGGGGGGAGGACGACCCCCGTGTCGCGTTCATCGGCGTCGACGGCGTGCCGTACAGTCTCCTCGCCGAGAATCCAGAGGCGTTCCCCAACGTTGCCGCACTCGCGGACGAGGGGAGCGCGGGCGAGATCTCGAGTATCGTGCCGCCCGAGTCGAGCGCCTGCTGGCCCGCGTTGACGACGGGTGTCAACCCGGGGTCGACGGGCGTCTACGGGTTTCAGGACCGCGAGGTCGGAACGTACGAGACGTACGTGCCGATGGGACAGGACGTCCAGGCAACCCGCATCTGGGACCGCGTCACCGACGCCGGACGACAGGCGACCGTGCTCAACGTTCCGGTGACGTTCCCCCCACAGCGAAACGTCCAGCGAATGGTGTCGGGGTTTCTCTCACCAGACCTGGAGTCCGCTTCGCACCCGGAATCGGTCGGGGACGAGCTCGCGTCGTCCGGCTATCGCATCGACGTCGATCCGAAACTCGGCCACGACGACGACAAGACCGACTTCATCGAGGACGCCCACGAGACGCTCGATGCCCGATTCGACGCGTTCGCCCACTACGTCCAGGAGGACGACTGGGACCTCTTCATGGGCGTCTTCATGACGACCGATCGCGTGAACCACTTCCTCTTCGAAGACTACGAGCGCGACGGGGAGTACGCCGACGCGTTCTTCGAGTTCTACCGCGCCGTCGACGAGTACGTCGGCCGGCTTCGCGACATGCTCCCCGACGACGTCACCCTCATCGTGGCCTCCGATCACGGCTTTACGACCCTCGACTACGAGGTTCACTGCAACCAGTGGCTCGCCGAGGAGGGGTGGCTCTCCTATCGGACGGACGACCCCGAAGAACTCGACGACATCGCCGACGAGACGCGCGCGTACTCGTTCATCCCGGGCCGATTCTACCTCAACCTGGAGGGGCGCGAACCTCGCGGGTCGGTTTCACCCGACGACTACGAACAGGTCCGTGACGAACTCGCCGAGCTGCTTCGGTCGCTAGAGGGGCCAGACGGCACCCCCGTGGTGGATCGCGTCGTCGAGAAGGAGACCGCCTTCCGAGGCGACCACGACGAGATCGCACCAGACCTGGTTGCGATTCCGACCAAGGGATTCGACCTGAAGTCCGGCTTCAGCGGGGAGGGACCGGTCTTCGACACCGGGCCCCGTAACGGAATGCACAGCTTCGACGACACGTCGCTGTACGTCGACGATCCCGACGTCGAGATCGACGACGTCGACCTCTTCGACATCGCGCCCACGATCTTAGACCTCATGGACGTCGACTATCGACGTGGCGACTTCGACGGCGCGAGTCTGGTCTGA
- a CDS encoding DUF420 domain-containing protein — protein MPSLPPERVPIVTAILSTLSVAFVFSAAGGYVPSSVLPGAPSAVLDAIPTVNVLVSAVAIATIVTGWRAIRRGHVRSHRRAMLSAVGLFVTFLTLYLYRLIVTGGAAAFDGPAAVYRFVYLPILIGHIGLAIVCIPLLYYTIGLAASHDVASLRETAHARVGRVAAALWITSFSLGIVVYLLGRVVFG, from the coding sequence ATGCCTTCACTTCCCCCGGAACGGGTGCCGATCGTCACTGCGATCCTCTCGACGCTCTCCGTGGCGTTCGTCTTCTCGGCGGCGGGCGGGTACGTTCCGTCGTCCGTCCTCCCCGGTGCACCGTCGGCCGTTCTCGACGCGATCCCCACCGTCAACGTCCTCGTCAGTGCCGTCGCCATCGCCACGATCGTCACTGGCTGGCGAGCGATTCGCCGCGGCCACGTCCGGTCCCACCGGCGAGCGATGCTCTCCGCAGTCGGTCTCTTCGTCACCTTCCTCACCCTGTATCTGTACCGACTGATCGTCACCGGAGGTGCCGCCGCGTTCGACGGACCCGCGGCGGTCTATCGGTTCGTGTACCTTCCGATCCTTATCGGGCACATCGGACTCGCGATCGTCTGTATCCCGCTTCTGTACTATACGATCGGCCTCGCGGCGAGCCACGACGTGGCGTCGCTTCGCGAGACGGCGCACGCGAGAGTCGGTCGCGTGGCGGCCGCGCTCTGGATCACCTCGTTTTCGCTCGGGATCGTCGTCTACCTGCTTGGCCGTGTCGTCTTCGGGTGA
- the purF gene encoding amidophosphoribosyltransferase produces MTGGRGETPLRNGPTEKCGVVGVSLDGRSAARPLYYALYALQHRGQESAGIVTHDGFQQHSHVEMGLVGDAFDEGDLDGLAGEAGIGHVRYPTAGSVDKGCAQPFSVSFKSGSLGLSHNGNLVNADEIRDELAGLGHAFTSDGDTEVIAHDLARNLLESDLIRAVKRTMSRIHGSYALTICHDDVVLGVRDPEGNRPLCIGALDDGYVIASESAVIDTLDGELVRDVRPGELVVLDRDGSGFDSYQLVEREQTAHCFFEHVYFARPDSTIDDTLVYDARRELGRRLWAESGVESDVVMPVPDSGRAFASGYAEAASETAPDGGTREDGDDGPEFAEGLMKNRYVGRTFIMPTQDERERAVRLKLNPIKSTVEGKSVTLIDDSIVRGTTSNQLVDLLRDAGATEVHMRIGAPAIVSPCYMGIDMATREELIASDKSVDEIAETIGADSLAYLSTDAVASALETERDDLCLGCVTAEYPYDIDGEATDRDVSRPVIDGQRAHADD; encoded by the coding sequence ATGACTGGCGGACGGGGCGAGACACCCCTCCGAAACGGACCGACGGAGAAGTGTGGCGTCGTCGGAGTCTCTCTCGACGGCCGATCGGCGGCACGACCGCTGTACTACGCGCTGTACGCGCTCCAGCATCGGGGGCAGGAATCCGCCGGGATCGTCACCCACGACGGGTTCCAGCAACACAGTCACGTCGAGATGGGGCTGGTCGGCGACGCGTTCGACGAGGGGGACTTAGACGGACTCGCCGGCGAGGCCGGGATCGGTCACGTCCGCTATCCCACGGCCGGGAGCGTCGACAAAGGCTGTGCGCAGCCCTTCTCCGTCTCGTTCAAGAGCGGCTCACTCGGGCTCTCGCACAACGGCAACCTGGTGAACGCCGACGAGATCCGCGACGAGCTCGCGGGTCTCGGCCACGCGTTCACGAGTGACGGCGACACCGAAGTGATCGCTCACGACCTCGCGCGAAACCTCCTGGAATCTGACCTCATCAGGGCGGTCAAGCGCACGATGAGCCGGATCCACGGCTCGTACGCGCTGACGATCTGCCACGACGACGTCGTCCTCGGTGTGCGCGATCCAGAGGGCAACCGGCCGCTGTGTATCGGAGCGCTCGACGACGGCTACGTCATCGCCTCCGAATCAGCGGTGATCGACACGCTCGACGGTGAGCTCGTCCGAGACGTCCGTCCCGGGGAGCTCGTCGTGCTGGATCGGGACGGATCGGGGTTCGACTCCTACCAGCTCGTCGAGCGCGAGCAGACGGCTCACTGCTTCTTCGAACACGTCTACTTCGCCCGGCCAGATTCCACCATCGACGACACGCTGGTCTACGACGCTCGCCGCGAACTCGGTCGGAGGCTCTGGGCCGAAAGCGGGGTCGAGTCCGACGTCGTGATGCCCGTACCGGACTCCGGTCGCGCGTTCGCCAGCGGCTACGCGGAGGCCGCAAGCGAGACCGCACCCGACGGCGGCACGCGCGAGGACGGCGACGACGGTCCCGAGTTCGCCGAGGGGCTGATGAAGAACCGATACGTCGGTCGGACCTTCATCATGCCCACGCAGGACGAACGCGAGCGTGCGGTCCGTTTGAAGCTCAATCCGATCAAGAGTACCGTCGAGGGCAAGTCAGTGACGTTGATCGACGACTCGATCGTCCGCGGGACGACCTCGAACCAGCTCGTCGACCTGCTCAGAGACGCCGGTGCGACCGAGGTCCACATGCGGATCGGCGCACCGGCGATCGTGTCACCCTGTTACATGGGCATCGACATGGCGACCCGCGAGGAGTTGATCGCCAGCGACAAGTCGGTCGACGAGATCGCAGAGACCATCGGCGCCGACAGCCTCGCGTACCTCTCGACCGACGCCGTGGCATCGGCACTCGAAACCGAACGGGACGACCTCTGTCTGGGCTGCGTGACGGCCGAGTACCCCTACGACATCGACGGGGAAGCAACCGACCGGGACGTGAGTCGGCCCGTGATCGATGGCCAGCGTGCGCACGCGGACGACTGA
- a CDS encoding 50S ribosomal protein L37e produces MTGSGTPSQGKKNKTVHVTCRRCGEASYHVKKKKCSACGFGKSAKRREYAWEGKAGDN; encoded by the coding sequence ATGACTGGTTCAGGAACCCCGAGTCAGGGCAAGAAGAACAAGACGGTTCACGTGACGTGTCGCCGCTGCGGCGAGGCATCCTACCACGTGAAGAAGAAAAAGTGCTCCGCGTGCGGCTTCGGCAAGTCGGCGAAACGGCGCGAGTACGCCTGGGAAGGCAAAGCCGGCGACAACTGA
- a CDS encoding LSM domain-containing protein, producing MSGRPLDVLEASLGDRVHVHLKTGEEYVGELSGYDQHMNLVLQGARDASSAGSARDDPEGDGGSAQDTTIIRGDNVVSINP from the coding sequence ATGAGCGGACGACCGCTGGACGTCCTCGAAGCCTCGCTCGGCGACCGGGTTCACGTCCACCTGAAGACCGGTGAGGAGTACGTCGGCGAACTCTCGGGCTACGATCAACACATGAACCTCGTCCTCCAGGGAGCGCGCGACGCGTCTTCCGCTGGAAGCGCCCGCGACGACCCCGAGGGAGACGGCGGATCGGCACAAGACACAACGATTATACGCGGCGATAACGTCGTGTCGATCAATCCATGA
- a CDS encoding zinc ribbon domain-containing protein, translating to MEVPRRALVSHAVLIFYEVALVPLSFLAIFFALLMCGGLLAGIDLVASGFGAGQAVGSVVGIVGTVVLIVALGTLGGWLIRGYHRYFDRTFSSLDPLVICAVPFVAFVGAIVVAAGRFEPLSPPWWLALIGIVSAHALAFRAIAVYSMLDHDRRTGVRVGAIASLPAVLALVTLVTGEILDVGVNEAGHRVVSGLSTVGVPLEPVLLALSPVVVATLYVGSIRTDGFDLDARRFSLPATADRSLFGLVRVADERIRSLARRSSTRSEPTVAPPPSSPHAGEADHATDRTDGPVRSAFRGGGSGTSGDTDRSVDTGSSSNRARRSSETDDGGASAGAEVDSSSSDPPTDQTDASTDAAADTGSEDGPEPTGSETRIFTGDFDDYATESRGSSGSGSGDSCPSCGTDVPRDGSYCPQCGTQL from the coding sequence ATGGAGGTTCCACGACGGGCACTCGTGTCGCACGCAGTCCTCATCTTCTACGAGGTGGCACTCGTCCCGCTTTCGTTTCTGGCGATCTTCTTCGCGCTACTGATGTGCGGCGGCCTGCTGGCGGGAATCGATCTCGTGGCCAGTGGATTCGGTGCCGGGCAGGCGGTCGGGTCAGTGGTCGGGATCGTCGGGACTGTCGTGCTGATCGTGGCCCTGGGCACGCTCGGCGGATGGCTGATACGTGGGTATCACCGATACTTCGACCGGACGTTCAGTTCCCTCGATCCGCTCGTCATCTGTGCGGTCCCCTTCGTCGCCTTCGTCGGCGCCATCGTCGTCGCGGCCGGTCGGTTCGAGCCACTGTCACCGCCCTGGTGGCTGGCTCTGATCGGAATCGTGAGCGCACACGCTCTCGCCTTTCGGGCGATCGCCGTCTACTCGATGCTCGATCACGACAGGCGAACGGGCGTCCGCGTGGGGGCGATCGCCTCGCTCCCGGCCGTCCTCGCACTCGTCACGCTGGTAACCGGTGAAATACTCGACGTTGGAGTGAACGAGGCGGGACACCGCGTCGTCTCCGGACTGTCGACCGTCGGCGTCCCGCTCGAACCGGTACTCCTCGCTCTGTCCCCCGTCGTCGTCGCCACCCTCTACGTGGGCTCGATCCGAACCGACGGGTTCGACCTGGACGCGCGTCGATTCTCGCTCCCGGCCACGGCAGATCGATCGCTGTTCGGTCTCGTCCGGGTCGCAGACGAACGCATCCGGTCGCTAGCACGCCGTTCGTCAACTCGAAGCGAGCCGACGGTCGCGCCGCCGCCTTCCAGTCCGCACGCTGGTGAGGCGGATCACGCCACCGATCGGACCGATGGGCCGGTTCGATCAGCGTTTCGTGGGGGCGGGTCGGGCACGTCGGGCGACACCGATCGGTCGGTCGACACCGGCTCGTCTTCGAATCGCGCCCGCCGGTCGTCGGAGACCGACGACGGTGGTGCGAGCGCAGGTGCCGAGGTCGATTCCAGTTCGTCGGACCCCCCGACCGACCAGACCGACGCGTCGACAGACGCCGCAGCCGACACCGGTTCGGAAGATGGTCCGGAACCGACCGGCTCCGAAACGCGAATCTTCACGGGGGACTTCGACGACTATGCGACGGAATCCAGGGGATCGTCCGGGTCCGGATCGGGCGACTCGTGTCCCAGTTGCGGTACTGACGTACCTCGGGACGGTTCGTACTGTCCCCAGTGTGGGACGCAGCTCTGA
- a CDS encoding FHA domain-containing protein, with product MSDQSELVCVSCDTSFDPTPNGGFCPDCDTPHPDFEAESDEEPTDEGADDSESTDAETTEDEISEWASDAVSYCPDCGADIAAAVADAGDETDGDVDACPDCGRSVTDESYCPDCGTDLDAVRDDASDDESDTDEPATDEGSDSEAGSDDSTDEQSDAAGDEDSDGPTDDEDDSDAEPASVTLTFEGESHSFGDGDTFGRQDEDWLEALVEASGGSDDVAYISSDHLTFSVDDDGVYVEDTSRNGTKLNGTDLDGDEAELDDGDTLELAERAEITVEL from the coding sequence ATGTCAGACCAATCAGAACTGGTGTGTGTCTCCTGTGACACCTCGTTCGATCCGACACCGAACGGTGGATTCTGCCCGGACTGCGATACACCGCACCCCGACTTCGAGGCCGAGTCAGACGAGGAGCCGACCGACGAGGGCGCGGACGACTCCGAATCGACGGACGCCGAGACGACCGAAGACGAGATCTCGGAGTGGGCCTCGGACGCCGTGTCGTACTGTCCGGACTGTGGGGCCGACATCGCGGCGGCAGTGGCCGACGCTGGCGACGAAACCGACGGCGACGTCGATGCGTGCCCGGATTGCGGCCGTTCGGTGACGGACGAATCGTACTGTCCGGACTGCGGGACCGATCTGGACGCGGTTCGAGACGACGCGTCCGACGACGAGTCCGACACGGACGAGCCAGCGACCGACGAGGGGTCGGATTCGGAGGCGGGTTCCGACGATTCGACGGACGAACAATCCGATGCGGCTGGGGACGAAGACTCCGATGGGCCGACTGACGACGAGGACGACTCCGACGCCGAACCTGCATCCGTGACCCTCACCTTCGAGGGTGAGTCGCACAGTTTCGGCGACGGCGACACGTTCGGCCGACAGGACGAAGACTGGCTCGAAGCGCTCGTCGAGGCGAGCGGTGGCTCCGACGACGTCGCGTACATCTCGAGCGACCATCTGACGTTCTCCGTCGACGACGACGGCGTCTACGTGGAGGATACCAGTCGCAACGGGACGAAGCTGAACGGAACCGATCTCGACGGCGACGAAGCGGAACTCGATGACGGAGACACGCTCGAACTCGCCGAACGTGCGGAGATAACCGTAGAACTGTAG
- a CDS encoding vWA domain-containing protein — MLRRQRSLVSNGRISLPGLRRVGRTTPADASRIAGVTPTERSEKVIRLSCHDIPVTMTTSISTKVNRPYLPEDGGGITCELLIEPDARDEATQRHIALCVDSSGSMAYSKMDQVQDATKLVFGLLNDDDYLSIITFDNEVDVVMNATRWGDIEREEAEDLLENIETGGGTDIYAGLEEARKSLIELDEGEDISKRILLLSDGRDLRAKPPDFEPLAKAIADAGISVYSAGIGTNYGKEVIRTVGEHSQGRWAHVEKPTDIRSFFGDVVQEASTVLANNPELILDPIDGCEVGMAFRRLPQVQKVDVETADDGSVVIGLPDLQDRERQEVVLKMDVPPGTVGDERVVASVELDSETVDASTDLAVTYSDDAQELSQHETEVTLAYHDTDLRTRIAHADSSDDLEEVKAKIDETEVITGETEIADVLRENVTRIEQGDESEARKVQENTTVVFDDSQYN, encoded by the coding sequence GTGCTGAGACGTCAGCGGTCGCTCGTATCGAACGGGCGGATCTCGCTGCCCGGTCTCCGTCGCGTCGGTCGAACTACGCCAGCGGATGCTTCACGTATCGCTGGTGTCACACCAACTGAACGCTCCGAAAAAGTTATCCGACTATCCTGCCACGATATACCAGTCACAATGACGACGAGTATTTCGACGAAGGTCAACCGACCGTACCTCCCCGAGGACGGCGGTGGCATAACGTGTGAGTTGCTCATCGAACCGGACGCCCGGGACGAGGCGACACAGCGTCACATCGCACTCTGCGTCGACAGCAGCGGGTCGATGGCCTACAGCAAGATGGACCAGGTTCAGGACGCGACGAAACTCGTCTTCGGCCTGCTCAACGACGACGACTACCTGAGCATCATCACGTTCGACAACGAGGTCGACGTCGTGATGAACGCCACGCGCTGGGGTGATATCGAGCGCGAGGAGGCCGAGGATCTCCTCGAGAACATCGAGACCGGCGGCGGGACCGACATCTACGCCGGGCTCGAGGAGGCGCGGAAGTCGCTGATCGAACTCGACGAGGGCGAAGACATCTCGAAACGCATCCTGTTGCTTTCGGACGGTCGTGACCTTCGGGCGAAGCCCCCGGATTTCGAACCGCTCGCGAAGGCGATCGCCGACGCCGGCATCTCGGTCTACTCCGCCGGGATCGGGACGAACTACGGCAAGGAGGTCATTCGAACGGTCGGCGAACACTCACAGGGTCGCTGGGCACACGTCGAGAAACCGACGGACATCAGATCGTTCTTCGGCGACGTGGTCCAGGAGGCCTCGACGGTGCTCGCGAACAACCCGGAGTTGATCCTCGATCCGATCGACGGTTGCGAGGTCGGGATGGCGTTCCGCCGACTCCCCCAGGTGCAGAAGGTCGACGTCGAGACGGCCGACGACGGGAGCGTCGTGATCGGTCTTCCGGACCTTCAGGACCGGGAGCGACAGGAGGTCGTCCTCAAGATGGACGTGCCGCCGGGGACCGTCGGCGACGAACGGGTCGTCGCGTCCGTCGAACTCGACTCGGAGACCGTCGACGCCTCGACGGACCTCGCCGTGACCTACTCGGACGACGCCCAGGAACTCTCCCAGCACGAGACCGAAGTTACGCTCGCGTACCACGATACCGACCTTCGCACGCGCATCGCCCACGCGGATTCCTCCGACGATCTCGAGGAAGTCAAAGCCAAGATCGACGAGACGGAGGTCATCACGGGCGAGACGGAGATCGCCGACGTCCTGCGCGAGAACGTCACTCGCATCGAGCAGGGTGACGAGAGCGAAGCTCGTAAGGTCCAGGAGAACACCACCGTCGTCTTCGACGACAGTCAGTACAATTGA
- a CDS encoding serine/threonine protein kinase: protein MSDPSAGDVLAGRYELESEIGRGGFGVVWRARDTSTDSPVALKYPNYEGSAPAEMVDKYFDREREVLSDIRAAGGHPHIMAYHGLEDGFGTSVLVVELIEGDELGAVVRNDDPITDPDEVREIGIGVCDALSFLHDHDIIYRDLKPDNIMLDGSYEPKLIDFTTAKGFVDEVGGAEFTSGTHSHPGASSEGDSTVPGEFKPPELNRGSDQRQGPWSDVYSIGKILCFLQVGWVPDDDGVAPIDFGVESADYLDEIVRTATQHDQTDRYPNASVLKRALETRDSTMPAQASLTWLGRDTRWRISPGDTIGRKTRDGPRPSIMFDDDTHRALSAVHCRFDTDADGNWTVIDTSLNGTYISKHDERSWDRLLSETGQQRQREKGESVPSDLAAERTLSDGDVVALVSPSYPERFYVQFNT, encoded by the coding sequence ATGTCTGATCCATCCGCTGGAGACGTACTCGCCGGCCGGTACGAACTCGAATCGGAAATCGGCCGCGGCGGCTTCGGAGTCGTCTGGCGCGCCCGCGATACGTCGACCGATTCCCCGGTCGCGCTCAAGTATCCGAACTACGAGGGAAGCGCCCCTGCGGAGATGGTTGATAAGTACTTCGACCGCGAGCGGGAGGTCCTCTCCGATATCCGGGCGGCCGGCGGCCACCCCCACATCATGGCGTACCACGGTCTCGAGGACGGATTCGGCACGTCCGTCCTCGTCGTCGAACTGATCGAGGGTGACGAACTCGGAGCGGTCGTCAGGAACGACGATCCGATCACGGATCCCGACGAGGTTCGCGAGATCGGAATCGGAGTCTGCGACGCCCTCTCGTTCCTGCACGACCACGACATCATCTACCGCGACCTCAAACCCGACAACATCATGCTCGACGGCTCGTACGAGCCGAAGCTCATCGACTTCACGACGGCGAAGGGGTTCGTCGACGAGGTCGGTGGTGCCGAGTTCACGAGCGGGACCCACTCCCACCCGGGGGCGAGCTCCGAGGGGGATTCGACGGTTCCCGGGGAGTTCAAACCACCCGAACTGAATCGTGGTTCGGACCAGCGCCAGGGCCCCTGGAGCGACGTCTACTCGATCGGCAAGATCCTCTGCTTTCTCCAGGTGGGGTGGGTCCCCGACGACGACGGCGTGGCGCCGATCGACTTCGGTGTCGAAAGCGCGGACTACCTGGACGAGATCGTCCGGACGGCGACCCAGCACGACCAGACGGACCGGTATCCGAACGCGTCGGTTCTGAAACGAGCGCTGGAGACGCGCGACTCGACGATGCCGGCCCAGGCGTCGCTCACGTGGCTGGGGCGGGACACGCGCTGGCGGATCAGTCCCGGTGATACGATCGGCCGAAAGACGCGGGACGGCCCGCGTCCGTCTATCATGTTCGACGACGACACACACCGGGCGCTCTCGGCCGTCCACTGCCGGTTCGATACCGACGCAGACGGGAACTGGACAGTGATCGACACGAGCCTCAACGGCACGTACATCAGCAAGCACGACGAGCGATCCTGGGATCGCCTCCTCTCCGAGACCGGTCAGCAACGCCAGCGGGAGAAGGGCGAATCGGTGCCGTCAGACCTGGCGGCAGAACGGACGCTGTCTGACGGTGACGTCGTCGCCCTCGTCAGTCCGAGCTATCCCGAACGATTCTACGTCCAATTCAACACCTAA